The Pseudomonas eucalypticola genome has a window encoding:
- a CDS encoding TetR/AcrR family transcriptional regulator: MAIKEGIRTGGRSARVQESVHAAVRALLQEQERDSLTVPLIASRAGVTPSTIYRRWGELAALLADVSLARLRPDSAPADTGTLRNDLLAWAEQYLDEMNSEPGRNMMRDFIASGCSSQCATVLRGQLQTILARAVKRGEPAPDADHLLNLIVAPVVYRILFAESAPSLEHMHELVNLSLRR; the protein is encoded by the coding sequence CGGCCGCAGTGCCCGTGTACAAGAGTCAGTCCACGCGGCCGTGCGCGCCCTGCTCCAGGAACAAGAGCGCGACAGCTTGACCGTGCCGCTTATCGCCAGCCGCGCGGGCGTTACGCCCTCCACCATATACCGCCGCTGGGGTGAGCTGGCCGCCCTGCTGGCCGACGTCAGCCTGGCGCGCCTGCGCCCGGACAGCGCGCCTGCGGACACCGGCACCTTGCGCAACGACCTGCTGGCCTGGGCCGAGCAGTACCTGGACGAGATGAACTCGGAACCGGGGCGCAACATGATGCGCGACTTCATCGCCAGCGGCTGTTCCAGCCAATGCGCCACGGTGCTGCGCGGGCAATTGCAGACGATACTCGCGCGCGCGGTGAAGCGCGGTGAACCGGCGCCGGATGCCGACCACTTGCTGAACCTGATCGTTGCACCGGTGGTGTACCGCATCCTGTTCGCCGAATCGGCGCCCTCGCTTGAGCACATGCATGAACTGGTGAACCTCAGCCTGAGGCGTTAG